In a genomic window of Borrelia maritima:
- a CDS encoding FGGY-family carbohydrate kinase yields MNTLSIDIGTSVLKAALVSSENGVLSYIDVSYSDYFNIDFENFDFNIWLFSFKKAISNFKSNKIDCISVSGISPCLIALNSNLIPLEVLHWNSLKIKSDFRGKSVFLPYVLSTVERGTYSKISYFVSCFEYFIYLLTDKLFTSFPSIEYIPFIWDDVEIKKYGFDKNKFPPFVKMGENIGVVTYKAGVEFGLNSGISVINAGPDYLSVLVGSGAFQEGVVSNRMGTSEGFNYVSSTYLPGFSLEYPYFLEGYFIIGRIVPFGYLIQLLKDSFYEKSLTFEFLLKKIVKSTILNNVYFYPSKIKLFNDLFILDPYLRKDLSKGIFGSIKNPLEIGLAILEFVCFAFYNRLLELKAYKKEILSIFVSGSNSDNLLLNQIKANIIGKDLKIFDFKHSEIIGGAMQAFCSLGEFGTLNDSFLKLVKIRHVISPIIEVHEEYLEKYQKYVNNYSLFVNG; encoded by the coding sequence ATGAATACTCTTAGTATTGATATTGGTACTAGTGTTTTAAAGGCAGCATTAGTTAGTTCTGAAAATGGAGTTTTAAGTTATATTGATGTTAGTTATTCGGATTATTTTAATATCGATTTCGAAAATTTTGATTTTAATATATGGCTTTTTTCTTTTAAAAAAGCCATATCCAATTTTAAGTCCAATAAAATAGATTGCATTTCTGTTAGTGGTATCTCACCATGTTTAATTGCTTTAAATTCAAATTTAATTCCTTTGGAAGTATTACATTGGAATTCGCTTAAAATTAAGTCAGATTTTAGAGGGAAATCTGTATTTTTGCCCTATGTGCTTTCTACTGTTGAAAGAGGAACATATTCTAAAATAAGCTATTTTGTTTCTTGTTTTGAATATTTTATTTATTTGCTTACAGACAAGCTTTTTACAAGCTTTCCCAGCATAGAGTATATTCCTTTTATTTGGGATGATGTAGAGATAAAAAAATATGGGTTTGATAAGAACAAATTTCCCCCATTCGTCAAAATGGGAGAAAATATTGGTGTTGTAACTTATAAAGCAGGAGTTGAATTTGGACTAAATAGTGGAATTAGCGTAATTAATGCGGGACCAGATTATTTGAGTGTTTTAGTAGGAAGTGGCGCTTTTCAAGAAGGAGTTGTGTCAAACAGGATGGGCACAAGTGAGGGGTTTAATTATGTTTCAAGTACGTATTTACCCGGATTTTCCTTGGAGTATCCTTATTTTTTAGAAGGATATTTTATTATTGGTAGGATTGTTCCTTTTGGATATTTGATTCAATTATTAAAAGACAGTTTTTATGAAAAAAGTTTGACTTTTGAGTTTCTCTTAAAGAAGATTGTTAAAAGCACCATCTTGAATAATGTATATTTTTATCCAAGCAAAATTAAACTTTTTAATGATTTGTTTATTTTAGATCCTTATCTTCGTAAAGATTTAAGTAAAGGGATTTTTGGCAGCATTAAAAATCCATTGGAGATTGGTTTAGCAATACTTGAGTTTGTATGTTTTGCTTTTTACAACAGATTGTTAGAGTTAAAAGCCTATAAAAAAGAAATTTTAAGTATTTTTGTTAGTGGATCGAATTCAGATAATTTACTTTTAAACCAAATAAAAGCAAATATTATTGGCAAAGATTTAAAGATTTTTGATTTTAAGCATTCGGAGATTATTGGGGGAGCAATGCAAGCATTCTGTTCTTTAGGAGAATTTGGCACCTTAAATGATTCTTTTTTAAAGCTTGTAAAGATTAGACATGTTATTTCGCCTATTATTGAGGTTCATGAAGAATATTTAGAAAAGTATCAAAAATATGTTAATAATTACAGCCTATTTGTTAACGGGTAA
- a CDS encoding tetratricopeptide repeat protein, producing the protein MYKFLFIIIFILSCSSIYREYQNISDEYYKLAKLNEELGNDETSVLLYEKSIKFNVNAGDDSSYNFILACINLKKYVEAESKLNSIIKEDPENILLINLKGYLLFKKNDLDNALIFYLKTLEFAPANKEALFNIFYIYHLKNDKKNAKKYILRYKELNHPIPSSAEEIVSSVVKS; encoded by the coding sequence ATGTATAAATTTTTGTTTATTATTATTTTTATTTTGTCATGTAGTTCTATTTATAGGGAATATCAAAACATATCAGACGAATATTATAAGCTTGCTAAATTAAATGAAGAGCTTGGGAATGATGAGACTTCTGTTTTGCTTTATGAAAAATCTATTAAATTTAATGTTAATGCGGGTGATGATTCAAGTTATAATTTTATTTTAGCTTGCATTAATTTAAAAAAATATGTAGAGGCTGAGTCGAAGCTTAATTCTATTATAAAAGAAGATCCAGAAAATATTTTGTTAATTAATTTGAAAGGATATTTACTCTTTAAGAAAAATGATTTAGATAATGCTTTGATTTTTTATTTAAAAACTTTAGAATTTGCGCCCGCAAATAAAGAGGCTTTATTTAATATTTTCTACATTTATCATTTAAAGAATGACAAAAAAAATGCAAAAAAATATATTTTAAGATATAAAGAGTTGAACCATCCTATACCAAGTAGTGCAGAAGAAATAGTTTCTTCTGTTGTTAAGAGCTAA
- a CDS encoding ribose-phosphate pyrophosphokinase, producing MNLLKKKSIGIIACPGGRVFASKIIEELERIFINIENDIIDSICQGSKVLKEEIFKIEKVLSPFLEGLSLSTLKSKEPLEIPVKFVKFANGEFKTEILKTIRNKDIFIVQDVANAYEVEINSSEKIVMTVNDHIMNLMTTIDACMQAKASSVSVIIPSYPYSRQDKKHSRECLTASLIGRFLEELGIRHILTLDIHSKAIENVFRKVYFENLNVSYEIFKSLKDLIDIRDSNLVIVSPDTGAVSRNKFFASSLKSPLALLYKERDYSRVSSDVADSNISVTKLLGDVEGKNVFMSDDMLATGGTLIKAMKLLKSMGAKKIICGISLPFFNGDAVKYFDKAYEEGYFYKIIGTNAVCHNDELINKPWYHEANVAHLFADAIFAIYNKVGLQKILDRRDDIQKLITKD from the coding sequence GTGAATTTACTTAAAAAAAAATCAATAGGAATTATTGCTTGTCCGGGGGGTAGAGTTTTCGCCAGTAAAATAATAGAAGAGCTTGAAAGAATATTTATAAATATTGAAAATGATATTATAGATAGTATATGTCAAGGTTCTAAAGTTTTAAAGGAAGAAATTTTTAAGATTGAAAAAGTTTTATCTCCTTTTTTAGAAGGCCTTAGTTTATCTACTCTTAAAAGCAAAGAGCCTTTAGAAATTCCTGTAAAATTTGTTAAATTTGCCAATGGTGAATTTAAAACTGAAATTTTAAAAACAATTAGAAATAAAGATATTTTTATTGTTCAAGATGTTGCCAATGCTTATGAAGTTGAGATAAATAGTAGTGAAAAAATAGTTATGACAGTTAATGATCATATAATGAATTTGATGACAACAATAGATGCTTGTATGCAAGCTAAAGCTAGCTCCGTTAGTGTTATTATTCCGTCTTATCCTTATTCAAGGCAAGATAAAAAACATTCAAGAGAATGTTTAACAGCAAGTCTTATTGGAAGATTTTTAGAAGAGTTGGGTATTAGGCATATTTTAACTTTGGACATCCACTCAAAGGCCATTGAGAATGTATTTAGAAAAGTTTATTTTGAAAACTTAAATGTTTCTTATGAAATCTTTAAGTCTCTTAAGGATTTGATTGATATTAGAGATTCTAATTTAGTTATTGTTTCACCTGATACAGGTGCTGTAAGTAGGAATAAATTTTTTGCATCAAGTCTTAAGAGTCCTCTTGCTTTGCTTTATAAAGAGAGAGATTATTCAAGAGTTTCAAGCGATGTTGCTGATTCAAATATTTCTGTAACCAAGCTTTTAGGAGATGTTGAGGGCAAGAATGTTTTCATGAGTGATGATATGTTAGCCACTGGAGGTACTCTGATTAAGGCAATGAAATTGCTTAAAAGCATGGGCGCTAAAAAGATTATATGTGGGATTAGTTTACCATTTTTCAATGGAGATGCTGTTAAATATTTTGACAAAGCTTATGAGGAAGGGTATTTTTATAAAATAATTGGAACAAATGCTGTTTGTCATAATGACGAGTTAATAAATAAGCCTTGGTATCATGAAGCTAATGTTGCACATCTTTTTGCGGATGCAATATTTGCAATTTATAATAAAGTTGGTTTGCAAAAAATTCTTGACAGAAGGGATGATATTCAAAAATTGATTACCAAAGATTAA